The DNA region GCCCGACCTCATCAAACAGGCCGATATTATTGTGGGCGCCGTTGGCAAACCGGAATTCATTAAAGCTGAGTGGATTAAGGACGGCGCTGTTGTGGTTGATGCCGGCTACCACCCCGGTGGTGTAGGCGACATAGAATTAGGCCCGCTGGTTGAGCGCGCAGCGGCGTACACCCCGGTTCCCGGCGGCGTTGGCCCAATGACGATCAATACCCTGATCTACCAGAGCGTGGACTCCGGCGAGAAGAAGATCCGCTAACGCACCAGCCATACTGACTGCCGCAGCTCATACCATGGCCGAGACACTGACTATCCTGTATCAGGATGAGCATTTGCTGGCAGTTAACAAGCCAACCGGGCTGCTGGTTCACCGCAGCCCGATTGATCGCCACGAAACCCGCTTTGCCTTGCAGTTGGTGCGCGATCAGATCGGCCGTCGTGTCTATCCTGTTCACCGCCTCGACAAACCCACATCCGGCGCCCTGCTCTTTGCCTTGACACCGGACATTGCCCGCCAGCTGGGGCAGCAATTTGAACAGCACCAGGTGCGCAAAACCTATGTGGCAGTGGTGCGCGGTTTGTGCGAGGGGGAAGGTGTGATTGACCATCCATTGCGCGAAGAAATAGATGCCTGCGCCGATATGCGCACTGACAAATCCTCCCAACCTGCAATAACCCACTACAAACACCTTGCGTCTGTAGAGCTGCCCTATTGTGTTGATAAATATCCCAGCAGTCGCTATTCGCTGGTGCGCTGTCACCCACTGACTGGACGCAAACATCAGATTCGCCGCCATCTCAAGCACATTAACCACCCGATTATTGGCGATGCAAAACACGGTAAAGGCCGGCATAACCGGCTGTTCCAGCAGCAGCTGGATTGCCACCGGCTTCTGCTGGCGGCAACCGAACTGTGCTTCACGCACCCACAGACCCAGGAATCCATACAGCTCACGGCGCCCCTGGAACAAGATTTTTACCAGCTGTTACAGCGCTTTGGCTGGGAAAAATATATCCCGCACCACTGGGCTCCCGGAAACCAGGACCGAATCGAATGAGCCAACGCCTCGACGCTTTTATTAGCAACAATAGCGATTTTACGCGCTCGCAAATCCAGCGGTTGATCAAAGCCGGTCGAGTCCATATTGATGACAAGCCGGTATCCCAAGGCGCACAAAAGCTCAACGGCACGGAATCTGTCCGGGTGGATGGCGAGCTTATCGAGCCCTTATCACTGCGTTACCTCATGCTGCATAAACCCCAGGGCTATGTTTGTGCCAATACCGATTCAGAACACCCAACCGTACTGGACCTGATTGACCTGCCACGCAAACAAACGCTGCAAATTGCCGGACGCCTGGATCTGGATACAACAGGCCTGGTACTCCTGACCGACGATGGCCAATGGAATCATCGTATTACATCGCCGCGGAGGGAGTGCAGCAAGCGCTACCGGGTTACCACAGCAGAACCTATTGCGGCGGATACTGCCCATTATTTCACTGACGGCATTCAACTCCACGGGGAAAAACACAAAACACGCCCTGCCCATTTGGAGCTAATCGACGACTACAACGCCTGGCTGGATATTCACGAAGGGAAATACCACCAGGTCAAACGCATGTTTGCCGCCACAGGCAATAAAGTGATCGCCCTGCACCGCACCCGTATTGGCAGCATCACCCTGGATAATCAACTCACTCCCGCCCACTGGCGCCCGTTAACCCCGGCCGAAATACTTGGTATCCATGATGAGTGACCCCGCCTTCCTGTGGCTTTTGCAACAACTGCAACATGAGCCCGGCAGTAATAGCCTGTGGTGTGTCGATGAAAATACCACGGAAGAATGGCGCAGCCTGGCGCCCACCAGCCATATCCATGTCGTGAGTAACCGCTGGGACCTGGCAGATGCCATGGGTCAGGCAGGCTGGCACAGCGCATTCCATGATTTTGATCTCCGCCAGCAGGCCGCTGCCAGCCTCGATGCTGTTTTCTATCGCATTTCAAAAGAAAAACCCCTGGTACACCACCTGCTTAACCAAGCCTGGCGCTGCCTGAAAATTGGTGGAAAGCTGTATTTATCCGGGCAAAAAAATGAGGGAATAAAAACCTTTGCCGAGAAAGCCGCCGATTTACTGGGGTGCGCCAGGCAAACACAGAAGCAAGGGCTGGCCTATAGCGCGATACTAACGAAACAGGGAAACGTTACCCAAGGCCGCCTCCTGGACGATAGCGATTATTCCACCCTCCGGGTTATCAACCCTGAAAGTGCCGTGCCACTGCTCAGCAAGCCCGGGCAATTCGGTTGGAATAAAGCAGACCAGGGCAGTCGATTCCTGCTTGAACACCTACCCGCCCTGCTCCGCTCAGAACAACTTGCTCCAACCACTTGTCTGGACCTGGGTTGCGGCTATGGATATCTGACGCTGAATGCCAGCAAACTCCCCGAATGTGCCAGCATCCAACAATGGTTACTCACCGACAATAATGCTGCGGCCCTCTTGAGCGCCCAGGCCAATGTCGATTATCACCAGCTCAATGCGCAGGTGGTTGGCGACGACTGCGCCGCCCACCTGCGCGAACCGTTGGACCTGATCCTCTGCAACCCCCCATTCCATCAAGGATTTAATGTTGAAGGGGAATTGACGGGTAAGTTTATCGCCACCGCACAGCGCCTCCTGAAACGGGGAGGCCTTGCACTGTTTGTCGTCAATCAATTTATCCCATTGGAGAAAAAGGCCGCCGGTGTCTTTCGCACCATCAAGCTGCTAGCCGATAACGGCAGCTTTAAGCTGGTTGTTTTATCGAATTGATGATCGCGCGGCTCCTGGCAACGCCTTTTTTGCTTATAAAACAAGCGTTAACAGCTATCCTGATCACAATTTTTTTGCGCACTGAGCAACGAAAACACAACCTGTGGTTTTTCTGTACCATTTGCGCTATACCCCTGATTTTTTTATAAAAAAGGTGTTGACCGACCCAAAGGTCATCTATATCATGCGCACCACTTCCACAGAGGAAGTCACTGATCCGCCTTAGCTCAGTCGGTAGAGCAAATGACTGTTAATCATTGGGTCGCTGGTTCGAGCCCAGCAGGCGGAGCCAAACAAACGAAAGGCCGCATTTATGCGGCCTTTTTTGTGGCCGGCCGGTCGTCCATGGCATACCCACACAGGCTATCGCTATGCGAGGTCAAAAATTTCTCCCGACAATTTTTTGTGTGCGGAAAGCGGAAAAAACACAAACACTCAACGGACGTGCCATACCCGCCCAATAACCCGCCACAGATTGCCATCCCTATTGAACAACCAAGGTATAGATCATGTTTAAAGTGAATGAATATTTTGATGGCGCCGTCAAATCTATCGCCTTCCAGACCGAAACCCTTCCCGCCACTGTAGGCGTGATGGCAAAAGGCAGTTACGAATTCGGCACCAGCCAAAAAGAATATATGACCGTGGTTAGCGGTAGCCTTACCGTCGTATTACCGGGTAGCGATAAGGCAGAGACCTTTACGCAAGGACAAACTTTTATTGTAGAGGCCAACCAACGCTTCAACGTAACAGCTGATGTCGAAAGCTCTTACCTCTGCTGCTACGAATAACAATATTAAGTTTCTGTCCCATCCATAAAAAGGCCACCGCTCAGGGTGGCTTTTTTATTACCCGCTTATCTACCAATCGTTTAGAACAGCGACCAAACAACAGCTAGTGCTGTACCACATCAACAGCCTGACAAGGCTCAAAACTTGCCTGCAAGTTATTCAGAAACTGCGCCAGATCCGCCAGCACACAAGGCTCTTCAACCAGGACAGAATGTGCCACATCAGTGCGCAATACCCATTGCACATTCGGCCAGCGCTTTTTCAGGTCATGCGCCCAAGCAGCTGGTGTAATAGGATCAAGTGCGCCACTCAAGAGCAATGTCGGCACCTGGGGTTCAAACAATTCGAGCCCCTGATTATCGGAAGAGAGAAAATGGCAGGCTTGATAACGCCATTGATCGCGCATATATGCCGCCAACAATGGATGTTCCTCTACCGACGCTTGATACAACTGACCATCCTGTAATGGATTATCGGCACAATCCACGGCCATAAATGTCAGGCTATTAAAATCGTTTGAAAAACTGTTATTCATAAACGGCTCAAGCAATGCTTCCAGGTTGCTGCGCGCCTCACCGGGTGACAAGTGATTGATGTCGGGTCCAACACCGACTAATTGTTCTACCGCAACCATTGCACGAGTAACGCGGGGCCAGGCAACCGGCTGATAAATTGCTGCAAAACTGGCTGATAAAAATCGGTGGTCATTTACCATAAACTCAAGCGGCGCCTCACCATCCCAACGGCGCAAAGTCAGTGTTTGAGGCTTGTGTTTCAGTGCATCCAATACCGCCATAAAGCGCCGGGATAAAGCATCGGGCGAACTCTCCATTAGCGGCCCTGAACAAGACTCATACTTGATACACTCCTGAAAAAATCGCTGGAACGCTGTATCCAATACTTGTGGCCAGGTTTGTACACCGCCGTATCCGGCAGGATACACAGAATCCAATATCAACGAGCGCAGGCGCGGAGCATGACGGGAATCCACAGGTATGGCTGCGGATGAGATATTGGCAGGTGTGAAATTTTCCGCCTCCTGTCGTGCCACCTCAAGCGCAAGGCGGGTACCGTAGGACACGCCCAATAAATTCCATTCCGAATAACCCAGGTACGACATCAACGCACGCAGGTCACTTGCGCTATGGCGAGAGCCAAAATCCCCCGCATCCAACAAGGTCGGCTCAGCGGCCAGTTGTTCAAAGCAGTGCCGGGTAATGCGATATTGCTGCTCCAGCTCCTGGTCGAGTGGCAAATGCAATTGCAACAAGCGTTGGTTGAATCGATTAAAGGCAGGACAGGCGACGACAGGAGTGCTTCGACCTGTACCTCGCGGATCCATTAAAATTAAATCGCGTCCCAGATTGGCATAGGTCATCCAGGCCAGCCATTCGCGAATCCCCTCGGTATGTAAACGGGCACTGGCACCCGGCCCACCTGTCAAGTACACGACAGGGTCAGGATGCGACTCAACCCCCTGATTGCGAATAATCACAACAGGCAATATAAATCCACCGGTCGCCTTGGGCGTATGCAATTCACCGCAGCGAATATCTGCTTTCCAGTCAGCCTGGAACCAACAGGATGTACGCAGGAATTGATAGGTATCAACAGCAGGCCGGGTGGCCCCATGCAAAACAAAGTACCAGGTTACTACCGCAGATACTACGCACAGAACCATGCCAACACTATAGCGCACCACTCGCTTCATACAGAGTCTGCCATTCCCCCAACACCCGATAATACCGGCCAGGCCAAATGCCAGGGGTTGCTATAAGCACACATGGCCTGCTTTACACTATCTTCATTAAATATATTCCCCTCCCGCGGTAATTCGGAATATCGATACGCGACACCGTTTAGAGTAAATGCCAAAGAAAAAGCATGCAGATAAACACGATCTATGCCGGCATGGCGATCACCGTACAGCGAATCACCTACAATGGGAGCCCCAATACTTTTCAATGCAACACGCAGCTGATGCGTTTTACCGGTATGGGGTTTTAATACATACAACCGCTGCCCATTTCCCAATCCCTGGCTGAAAAATTGTGTGATGGCAGGGTTCTCCAGGGTTCTGCCCAACATCCAGGCACCGCGCCGGGCAGGATACATATCGCCTTTAATGAGCCCTTGTTTTTTAATAGGTTTACCCGCGCTTATAGCAAGATAATATTTTTGCGTCAGGCGCTGCTCAAATTGCGCGCAAAGCTGATGATTCGCCTCGGCTGTTTTGGCAAATACCAACAACCCGGACGTCACCTTATCCAGGCGATGCACCGGGTAAAGCTGTGCATAACCACCCCGCTGCCGGATGATTTCAAACAAGCCCGGCTCACCTTGCTCGCTGTGGAAACTCACACCCGGCTTTTTATAAACCAGCAGGAAATCTTCCTGCTCGTCCACTAACTGGAAAAATACATCCGACATAAAAAATACATCTAAAAAAAATAGGCTGGTGACGGAAAAGACTAAGCCAATGCTGGAAGCTACCCGGTGACTGGCTATAATCAAAACCAAGGTGTCCGCAACCGGCTGTACGTGTGACGGGTTATCCCTATGAGCACTTATGTCAGTGCTCCATGTTACGATTTGTGCCCTCAAACTTGCTGCGTCACTGGCAAGGGTTGAAAGGCCAAGCGAACAACCAATCCATAAACAGCCGCGGACACCATTCCTCCACACATCTTCATTATCATCCCTTGCCCTGGGGCAGCTAGTGTAACTATCCAGGCCCCGATAAAAAACCATAGGGCACTGCTATAATCGCCGCTATTCCGATTGACCTGCCGTGCCCCCATGCCTCCAGACCTCGAACACTACCGCCAACAACACAAGCTGCGCCTCAGCTACATGCCCTGGCTTTATGCCACACTCAAACCCGAGCACAGAGCCTGGGCAGAGGAATGGCAGCAACACTGGCAATCCTACTTATGCAGCGTTGAGACAGTGCAACTGGGCCAAAATTGCTTTATTGCCCCGGAGGCACGCCTTTTTGCCGAACCCGGTCGCCCCATTATTGTCGGAGATAACAGCTATATTGCCGCGGATTGTGTGATCCATGGCCCTATTACCCTGGGAGCCGGGGTATCTATCAATCACCATGTCACACTGGATGGCGGACGCCGCGGTATCCATATTGGCCGGAATACCCGTATTGCTGCCTATAGTTGTGCCTATGCCTTTAACCATGGCATGGCAGCAGATCACCCCATTCAGGATCAACCTGTAACCTCCAGAGGCATTTACATCGGTGAGGATGTCTGGATTGGTGCCAAAACAGGCATAGTGGATGGGGTAACCATTGGAGATGGCGCTATCATTGGTATGGGCAGCCAGGTTACCAGAGATATAGCGCCCTATACCAAGGTGGCAGGCAATCCGGCACACCTGATCGGGCAGCGCAGGTAATCCCCTTATGGAGTCATTTCAGGATAGGTATTTATGCTTATGAATAACGATCATTTGGCCCTGGCCATACTTACCTGGCTGGAAGTCATTTTTATTTTTGCCGTTGGCCTGTTGGTATTGTCACTGGTTTATATGTACATCGCGGATGTTACCCAAACTACACAAACCATTCGCAAAAATTATCCCATTATCGGTCGTTTCCGTTATTTTTTTGAACATTTGGGTGAATTCTTTCGCCAGTATTTTTTTGCACAGGACCGCGAGGAAATGCCGTTCAATCGCGCCGATCGCTCCTGGGTTTATCGCGCCGCCAAAAATGTCGATAGCAATGTCGGCTTTGGCTCAACACTCAACCTCCAGCAACCGGGCACGCTGATTTTCCTCAACTCTGCCTTTCCTATCCAGGAAGAAGATGCCCTGGCTCCTGCGCCTGTCACTATTGGTCCTTTTTGCACCAAGCCCTATACCACCCAGTCCATTTTTAATATTTCCGCGATGAGCTATGGCGCCATTTCCAAACCGGCTGTCCTGGCACTGTCACGCGGTGCAGCCAAAGCCGGCTGTTGGTTAAATACAGGCGAAGGCGGCTTGTCCCCTTACCATCTGGAAGGTGGCTGTGACCTGGTATTTCAAATAGGTACAGCCAAATACGGTGTGCGCGATTTACAGGGCAATCTTAACGATGAGCGCCTGTTTGCCCTGGGTGCACTGGAACAGATTAAAATGTTTGAAATCAAACTCAGCCAAGGCGCCAAACCTGGTAAAGGCGGCATATTACCCGCCGAAAAAGTCAGTGCAGAAGTTGCGGAAATCCGCGGCATACACCCAGGTGAAGCTTCTATCAGCCCTAATGGACACCGCGATATCCGCTCTGTGCAAGACCTGCTCAATATGGTTGAACGTATTCGCCACATCACCGGCAAGCCCGTGGGTTTTAAAGCCGTGATGGGTGACAAACGCTGGCTCGTTGACCTGGTCGATGAAATTCGTCAACGAGGTATAGAATCAGCACCTGACTTTATTACCCTGGACTCAGCCGATGGCGGTACAGGTGCAGCTCCACAACCCTTAATTGATCATGTCGGCTTGCCTATCAAGGAAAGCCTGCCCTGGCTGGTTAGCCTGTTAAGGGAAACCGGTTTAAAAGAGCGCATCAAACTGATTGTCGCAGGAAAGTTAATCACCCCATCCATGGTTGCCTGGGCGCTAGCCACAGGGGCAGACTTTGTTAACAGTGCGCGTGGTTTTATGTTTGCACTAGGTTGCATCCAGGCCTTGCAGTGCCATAAAAATACCTGCCCCACAGGCATTACGACGCACAATACCAAGCTGCAAAAGGGCTTAAATCCAGCTGATAAAGCGGAACGTGTGGCGTCATACCAGCACAACATGACCAAAAGTGTTGCCATGATTGCTCATTCTTGTGGCCTTGCTGAACCACGCATGCTGCGCCCGGAACATGTACACCTCGTAATGCCCGATGGTTTCTCCGTACCATTACCGGAAATACAACCACAAGCCCTGATTTTTCGCGAGAGCGATTCGCAACCCAATTCCACACTTCACACCAGTTGAACCCGTATTTGATCCGAGGAAGTCGTCATGACGTTTATTGCAAAAATTCCTGCGTTACTTATCGCTGTATTGTCATTAACCACACTGAATTCTGTTGCGCAAACCACTTTCGGAGGAAACACAAATACCACGTTTGAGAAAAAAGATCCCGCCGTCACTATCGAAGACATTGGCTGGATGGACAAAAATAAAATCAGTCAGGAGGTTGCCAAAATTAATGAGTTGGCACAGCTGAAACTCGGTACATCACTGCGCACAGACATGAGTGATCTGGACACCTTGCAACGCATCATTGATCGCGATCTGGTAAAGCGAGAAGACTATGCAACCCAACAAGCCATGGGGGTTGCCCTCGGCCAGGTTTTCCTGGCTGATTTCCCGCAAACCCTGGAGTGGAAAGTGTATCGTGATAACGTGGGGCGCAGTCGGGCACTTTGTGCCAAAGGCACGCAACAATGCTTTTTTCCGGTCACTATGCTCTCCCGTCGCATGGAGGTTGGCAGTAAGCCAGATGTCAAAAAAATCTATGTGGACGCCATAGATTTGATGAAAGAATACCTCCCCAAAATACCTTACACCGATGGCGAAGTTTTACATCGCCTGCCTCGCCAATAATACATCGGACTTGAGTTAGCCGGAGCAGATACCTATAATGCCTCCCACTCTCTCGGGGGAGTAATCTGCTTGACGATAAATGGTAATTTATATCATTTTCACCAAGCGCTTTTGTCAACAAACTTGTCGCTCAATCGGCATGGCAAAAGCGTCCTCAGTCGGGTTTTCTAACACCCGCCACTCTGGATTGATGAGACCTGAGATACCCTTGCTGCCTCTGGCGGGACGGCAAGTGTGTCTCTACTCGTTCATCAATCCCGCCTGGATACGTCCATGGAAGCATTATTCAGTTCAACCCTCGCCGTTGCCATCGCGGAGATTGGTGATAAAACCCAGCTGTTAGCCCTATTCCTGGCTGCCCGCTACGGCCGTCCCTACCTTATTAGCCTGGGAGTGTTAGTGGCCACCCTTGTTAACCACGCCCTATCGGCTTGGTTGGGTGCATGGTTGGTAGATGTCATTCCTCCACACTGGGTGCCCTGGATTATTAGCGGTAGTTTTGTAGCCATTGCACTCTGGCTGCTGGTTCCCGATAAAGAGGACGATGACCTTGGGCGATTTGCCAACTATGGCCCCTTTGTAGCAACCCTGGTGTTGTTTTTCCTCGCCGAAATCGGTGACAAAACCCAAATCGCCACTGTTATTCTTGCCGCGAAATACAGTGCTGATTTCTGGATGACGATTGCTGTTATCACAGGCACTACCCTGGGCATGTTGATCGCTAATATTCCGGTGATCTTTGCCGGCAAGTGGATCATGGATCGCCTGCCACTGAACATTGCACGCAAAGCGGCGTTTGTGCTCTTCCTGCTGCTGGCGGTATTAACGCTGGTGCAAATGACCTAACCGATTAATACCCGATATAAAAGGCGCTCCACTATAAAACCCGACACATTATTTGCCCGTTTTCTATTGGTAGCGCCTTTATAAAGGATAGAGTTAAATACTGGCCTCAGCATGTCCTTGTTGTTGCAAAACACTGCGTATTTTTTCAGCAGTTTGTTTTAACACTGCTGCATCTGCATTTTTTGCAAATGCAAAACTCAGGTCATTCATGGAGTCCATTGGAACCAGGTGAACATGGGTATGCGGCACTTCCAATCCAGCAATCATCAACCCAACCCGCGTAGCGGGATAGGCCACTTTTAATCCATTGGCAATTTTATGGCTGACCTGCATCACATGCTCTGCCAATGCTACGGGCAAATCGCTCCATTGATCAATTTCCTCGCGGGGAATGACCAACACATGCCCCTGGCGGATAGGCTGGATGGTTAGGATCGCGACCGCTTTATCATCTTTCCACACAAAATTACCGGGAATCTTGCCTTCCATAATCAGGGTGAACACACTTGCCATAACACTATGCCTCATTATCTGGATTATTAATAAATCGCCAATCCGCGCCGCATTAGCTCGCGCGCAAGAATGTCATCAATCTGGTGTATGGATTCATCGCGAAACTCAATGTAATCCACGTTGTGCTTTTTGTAGAGATTGTACTTTTCCAGTTCAGCACCAATCACCGCAGCCCGATCACTGCGCTGCTCAAGCTCATCAGCCCAGCACTCAATGCAGAGGTTGGCATCCGGCACATAAAAATCGGCGACTGCCGACTCCCTGCCCCACACCAGCGGGTAATCGCGAGCATGGACAATACGTGCCAAATACAACCAATTATCGACACAGCGCTGAACAGGATTATTAACGCCGTGCCCATCAAACGTTGAATCGCTGTTCGCCTGTGGCTCACCGCGCAAGGATTGTAATGCTGCCAATAGCTCTGGATCATCCAGAATGGTTTCTGGCCAGGTTACGTAAGGAATAGCCGATTGCTCAGCCTCCTGCTGTTGTCCGCCTATCGCTTTACCCGACCCGGTTAATAGCCAGCCGCGCACATGTTTCTTAATCAATCCCTTATCCGCCAGTAATAGATTCACCAGCCGCGCAGGAATATCCCACTTGTGGGATAAGTTGGTTGCGCTCAGCGGCGCCTCCGGCAATAACTTTAATAAGGGATGTTGCTGGATGGATTCCGGCCAGGCAATGTATTCACCGTACTTGGGATGATTAACATAAATCCCGCCCTCAAACCTGCCTTTTTCTGTCAGTTGCCAGTGACCATCCACTTTTACAATCCAGCCACCGCTCGTCAACAAGACGAACAGCTCCTTGCTCTCCTTACCCAAAAGGCGCGCCAAAGCGGTTGTAGAAATATGTTTTTCTGCCATAGTGCTCCCCTGTACACGGCAATACTGTGCCATTCTAGCGGTGTTTTTACCGCTACTTTGTTTTTATGACCGATGAGTTGAATTACCTATGCCTATCTGGGTTGATGCCGACGCCTGCCCCAAACCTGTCAAGGAAATCCTGTTTCGCGCCGCACACCAGCGGCAGATTCTGCTCACCCTGGTAGCCAACCAGTATATTGCAGTACCCGCCTCCCCGTTTATTAAAAGCCTGCAAGTCAGCAGTGGCTTTGATGTCGCCGACAACCATATTGTTGCCTCACTGGTTGCAGGCGACCTGGTTATTACTGCGGATATCCCTCTGGCTGCAGACGCCATCGCTAAAGGCGCTGCGGTTATCAACCCACGCGGCCAGGAATACACCAAAGACAGCATAGGCGCACGCCTGAATATGCGCGACTTCATGGAAACCATGCGCTCCAGTGGGGTAGTCATGCAAGATGGTCCCCCGCCATTCAGCCAGCAGGATCGCCAGTCTTTTGCCAACGCCCTGGATCGCTGGATTGCACGACAGCGCAAAATTTAACTGGCTTAAAGGCACCTAAAACCCTATACTTCGCGCACTTTTCAGTAACCCCCGCTCCGGATCGTGAAAATCTCGCCTTGGGGTCATGCTGAACAGACAGGATGTCTGAGGGCTGCCCGTTTATCCTTCCCGACGGTTTAATGTTTTCGAAGGTTCGTTTTCACTGCATTTCATCGCTCATCCGCTTTTCGGATCAGTTGCATCGACACGGCCTGCCCCAAAGTACGCGATCGTTTGTATGCGAGAGGAACTCGCCGATTGCATGTGGTGTAGCCAAGATTGCTCTCCCTTTTGCAGTATCTGGTGCCATGACGGCCCGGGTACATTCACAACAATCCATAAAAACCATCATTCACAACAGGGTTGGTGCTTGCACCTGCCAGGATTGTGACTAGGGTTTTTATAGCTGTTATCAAGACACACACAGGTCAATACATGTCTGAACCTATTTTATTTGCTGACTTAGCCCTTTCTGCCCCTGTATTAAAAGCCATTCAGGCTGTGGGTTATGAGGTCCCCTCACCGATCCAGGCAGCTGCCATCCCCATCCTGCTGGACGGTGGCGATATTCTGGGTATGGCGCAAACCGGCACCGGAAAAACCGCCGCTTTTGCCTTGCCGCTACTGTCCAAACTGGACTTGAGCCAAAACGAACCGCAGATTCTGGTGCTGGCGCCAACGCGTGAATTGGCGATCCAGGTCGCTGAAGCCTTCCAGAAATACGCTGCCGACATGCCCGGTTTCCACGTCCTGCCCATTTATGGTGGCCAGGATATGACCAGCCAATTACGCCAACTCAAGCGCGGTGTACACGTGGTGGTCGGTACGCCAGGCCGTGTTATGGATCACCTGCGCCGCGGCAGCCTCAACCTGAACAACCTCAAGAGCCTGGTGCTTGATGAGGCCGATGAAATGCTGCGCATGGGTTTTATCGATGATGTCGAATGGATTCTGGAACACACCCCGGAAACTCGCCAGACAGCCCTCTTTTCTGCCACCATGCCGCGTGAAATTCGCAAGGTTGCCGACAATTACCTGCGCGATGCCAAAGAAATCAAGATTGCCAGCACCCAGCAAACCGGTGACAACATCGAGCAGGTGTACTGGATGGTGAGCGGCACCAATAAACTGGATGCCCTGACACGTATCCTCGAGGTGGAACCTTTCGATGGCATGATTATTTTTGTGCGCACAAAAACTGCCACTGTTGAGCTCGCCGAAAAATTGGAAGCACGTGGTTACTCTGCAGCACCACTCAACGGCGACATGAACCAACAGTTGCGCGAGCGCACGATTGAGCGTTTAAAAACCAGCAAACTCGATATTGTTATTGCTACCGATGTGGCGGCACGCGGCATCGACGTGGAACGCGTCAGCCATGTAGTGAATTACGATATTCCCTACGACAGTGAAGCTTATGTACACCGTATTGGCCGCACCGGTCGTGCAGGCCGTAGCGGTAAGGCAATTCTGTTTGTGGCACCGCGCGAAAAACGCCTGCTTTATACCATCGAAAAAGCAACACGCAAACCCATCACACTGATGGAGTTGCCCAGT from Cellvibrio japonicus Ueda107 includes:
- the rsuA gene encoding 16S rRNA pseudouridine(516) synthase RsuA, translating into MSQRLDAFISNNSDFTRSQIQRLIKAGRVHIDDKPVSQGAQKLNGTESVRVDGELIEPLSLRYLMLHKPQGYVCANTDSEHPTVLDLIDLPRKQTLQIAGRLDLDTTGLVLLTDDGQWNHRITSPRRECSKRYRVTTAEPIAADTAHYFTDGIQLHGEKHKTRPAHLELIDDYNAWLDIHEGKYHQVKRMFAATGNKVIALHRTRIGSITLDNQLTPAHWRPLTPAEILGIHDE
- a CDS encoding pyrimidine/purine nucleoside phosphorylase; this translates as MFKVNEYFDGAVKSIAFQTETLPATVGVMAKGSYEFGTSQKEYMTVVSGSLTVVLPGSDKAETFTQGQTFIVEANQRFNVTADVESSYLCCYE
- the truC gene encoding tRNA pseudouridine(65) synthase TruC, with translation MAETLTILYQDEHLLAVNKPTGLLVHRSPIDRHETRFALQLVRDQIGRRVYPVHRLDKPTSGALLFALTPDIARQLGQQFEQHQVRKTYVAVVRGLCEGEGVIDHPLREEIDACADMRTDKSSQPAITHYKHLASVELPYCVDKYPSSRYSLVRCHPLTGRKHQIRRHLKHINHPIIGDAKHGKGRHNRLFQQQLDCHRLLLAATELCFTHPQTQESIQLTAPLEQDFYQLLQRFGWEKYIPHHWAPGNQDRIE
- a CDS encoding acyltransferase; this translates as MPPDLEHYRQQHKLRLSYMPWLYATLKPEHRAWAEEWQQHWQSYLCSVETVQLGQNCFIAPEARLFAEPGRPIIVGDNSYIAADCVIHGPITLGAGVSINHHVTLDGGRRGIHIGRNTRIAAYSCAYAFNHGMAADHPIQDQPVTSRGIYIGEDVWIGAKTGIVDGVTIGDGAIIGMGSQVTRDIAPYTKVAGNPAHLIGQRR
- a CDS encoding TIGR01621 family pseudouridine synthase, with amino-acid sequence MSDVFFQLVDEQEDFLLVYKKPGVSFHSEQGEPGLFEIIRQRGGYAQLYPVHRLDKVTSGLLVFAKTAEANHQLCAQFEQRLTQKYYLAISAGKPIKKQGLIKGDMYPARRGAWMLGRTLENPAITQFFSQGLGNGQRLYVLKPHTGKTHQLRVALKSIGAPIVGDSLYGDRHAGIDRVYLHAFSLAFTLNGVAYRYSELPREGNIFNEDSVKQAMCAYSNPWHLAWPVLSGVGGMADSV
- a CDS encoding alpha/beta fold hydrolase — translated: MKRVVRYSVGMVLCVVSAVVTWYFVLHGATRPAVDTYQFLRTSCWFQADWKADIRCGELHTPKATGGFILPVVIIRNQGVESHPDPVVYLTGGPGASARLHTEGIREWLAWMTYANLGRDLILMDPRGTGRSTPVVACPAFNRFNQRLLQLHLPLDQELEQQYRITRHCFEQLAAEPTLLDAGDFGSRHSASDLRALMSYLGYSEWNLLGVSYGTRLALEVARQEAENFTPANISSAAIPVDSRHAPRLRSLILDSVYPAGYGGVQTWPQVLDTAFQRFFQECIKYESCSGPLMESSPDALSRRFMAVLDALKHKPQTLTLRRWDGEAPLEFMVNDHRFLSASFAAIYQPVAWPRVTRAMVAVEQLVGVGPDINHLSPGEARSNLEALLEPFMNNSFSNDFNSLTFMAVDCADNPLQDGQLYQASVEEHPLLAAYMRDQWRYQACHFLSSDNQGLELFEPQVPTLLLSGALDPITPAAWAHDLKKRWPNVQWVLRTDVAHSVLVEEPCVLADLAQFLNNLQASFEPCQAVDVVQH
- a CDS encoding methyltransferase, producing the protein MMSDPAFLWLLQQLQHEPGSNSLWCVDENTTEEWRSLAPTSHIHVVSNRWDLADAMGQAGWHSAFHDFDLRQQAAASLDAVFYRISKEKPLVHHLLNQAWRCLKIGGKLYLSGQKNEGIKTFAEKAADLLGCARQTQKQGLAYSAILTKQGNVTQGRLLDDSDYSTLRVINPESAVPLLSKPGQFGWNKADQGSRFLLEHLPALLRSEQLAPTTCLDLGCGYGYLTLNASKLPECASIQQWLLTDNNAAALLSAQANVDYHQLNAQVVGDDCAAHLREPLDLILCNPPFHQGFNVEGELTGKFIATAQRLLKRGGLALFVVNQFIPLEKKAAGVFRTIKLLADNGSFKLVVLSN